From Microbacterium sp. CGR2:
GGAAAGATCCGCGAGCTCCCGCGCGAGCGGTGTATCCATCCCGAACGCTCCGTTCGATGATGCTTTTTCGGATTGTTTCACGTGAAACATCCACTCCTTTCGGGGCCGCGTTCCACTCTAATCGCTGGCGCGGACGTTGGCGGTCAGAGGCGCCGCGGAGGTCTCCACTCTGTGTCTTCCTCGCCGCGGCTGCGTCCGCTCGTCGGGCGGAAGATCCGGGCTGCGAGCATGGGCCGAGCCGCGGAGTGTGCTGCGATGTGGTGAGTGTGTGGTTTCGGCGCTTCCGCACGGGAGGTGACCTCCCGCACAGGAGGTGGCCTCTCCCACACGGTTTGTGAGCCTCCCACATGTGACTCGCGGCGTTCACAGCGCCCCAATGCGGATGCGAGCTTCACACCGGCGATCGAAGCCTTCCCTGTCTCGACGCACGAAACCCGTGACCGCCCGCGTGCGGCACTGGCGGCCTGCGCCAGGAGTAGGGCTCCAACCTGCTGCCGGGGCGTTTCCCGCGAAACCGCCGTGCCGCGTCCCCGTCGCGCGTCCGCACACCCCAGGGTGTGTCGCCCCCGATGCATTGGCCGGCTCCGCCTCAGCGGGCGCGACCTTGCACACGCGTTTCCCGTGAAACATCGCTCTGTAGGCTGCACCGGCGAGGCGCATGTCCGCCCGCGGCGCTCACCGCAAGGCGGGTTTCACGTGAAACGCTGCCCTGCAGGGCGCACCGGCGTGCGTGATCGCCCGGGGCTCTCACCGCAAGGCGCCGTTGACCGACCCGGCCGGATTCTGTCCCGCAAACCACAAACCCGCCCGCGCGTTTCACGTGAAACATCGCGTGTCGGTTCAGTGCGAAGCACGAGCCACCAACCCCTGAACCGCTCCGGTGACGTGTCGATGATGCGATCACCTCCTCGGGGGCGCGCCCTGGGAACCACCCCCTCCTCCGGCAGCCCGGGCGGATGTTGCCGGGGTATCGAGTTACCCACCGTGGTCAGCCTTCCCACCTCGCTGCGCCTGCCCCTGCTGAACCCGCGCCACGCATCAGCTGCCGCAGCTGCGCCAGATGCCCCACGTGTTCCTCGGATCCCTCACCACCCCCTGGAACCCTCACCGCACTCCTGCGATCTCTCACCGCACTCCCCCGGTGTCGCCATCAACCGACCTCGTCCTCGCCACCGCAACTATTCAGACAACTCGGCCTTCCCGGCTCCCGACCGCCCGGTCACCGAGAACCGCAGGGGCTCCACGCCTCCACTCCCTTTGACTCTGGCTAGCCGAATAGACGATTCCGGATAGACGACTAGGCGACTCCCGATAAACCACTCCGTCTAGACGGCTGGGCCTACACGACCCGGTCTAGACGACTCCGTCGAACCCTGCCATCCCGATTCAGCCAAAGAGCGGCCATACCTGGGCCCAGCCCGGGGTTCTTGTCTCGCGACCACGAAAGTTCTTGCCTCAACCCAACCCTGGCTCTTGTCTCGAGACCATCCGGTCTCTTGCCTCGAGAGCCTGCAGGGTCTTGCCCGAGGCCAATCGAGTTCCCTTGGCTGCAGCATCTGCAGCATCGCGACACACGCCGCCGCCAATCAGCCCGCTGTTCCCCTGAGCTCCGCGCCGCCGCCGTGACCCGATGAAAGGCCCGGGTCAGTCACTCGACGGCCGACCGGCGGCGCCAGTCGCCACTTTCACCGCTCAACAGCTGCCATGGCATCCCATGGTGATCGTTCGGCCCCGCGGTTTCCGAGCAATCAATGCCTCTCTGGATCCGTCCGCTCGCCGCCAGGTTGAGGTTGAATCAGCCATTCTTCTTCGGTCGACGGTTTGCACACGCTCCCGGTCTGAAGACTCCAGCCTTCCGGCGCCTGCGGTCTTCCCTTCGCCCCACCGCCTGTCGCGCGTAGCTCTCGCGTTTCACGTGAAACATGACCTGGCCGCCGGTCCCTCAACCCGATTTAGGGCTTAGGGGGACGTTTCACGTGAAACATCCACGAAGAGCATCGGTGTGGCGGGCCCTCCCAGGCGGCTCGCACTGCGATCCCGCGACAGCGACCAGTGCGCCAGCACCGCGCTGGAACGGAACGAACGCGAAAGATTCTGTCTAAGACCAGCCCTACCCCGCAGCGCGGGGTGACAGATTTCGGACGGATTCCCCTGCTGATCATCCCTCGAGCGTCAGGGTTGACTGAGTTCGCGACACCGGGTGCAGCGCTCAACCGCATCACGCGTGATCTCTCGTGCTCACCAGCGACTGCAGCATTCGAGCAAGGGACGGGGCGAGCGTCACGCGAAGAACCCCGCGGCGCCTGTGATTGCGCCAACCAAAGGGGCTGGTTCAGGAGATTGCCCCCGTCGATCTCCGGCGTGCGGGAGCGCGAGGGCGGCGAATCATGTACACATCGACCGAGTCCTCATCCTCGGCGGTGAATCCTTGGTCTTCATAAAGACGCCGGGCACGGCTCCCTTGCAGAACATGAAGTCGGAACGACATGTCGCCACCACCACTGTCGAGGGCGTGCATCAGCACTTGGCGGCCGACTCCCCTCCCTTGCGTCGGAGGGTCCAGGTAGAAATGCTCGATCCAGAAGCAGTCCGCCTCTCGCCGTACGGCGATTGAACCAACATCCTGGCCATCGACGCAGATGATTCGCGTGTTTCTCGGCACGAAGGCGTCCAGAAACCGCCTGCGGACCCTGACCGGGTCGTACCTTCCCAACCGCTTGAGGTCGGGGCGCATCACCTCGGCGCGAAGCTCAGCGATCCATTCCGCGTCTGCCTGCACGCTCTCTCTGAGACTCCACTGCACAACCACCATCCAATCACCCGTGCGCTCTCTCGATGGGCGCACTCCTTACGGCATCTTCTCGGGCGCCGGCCCCGCGACCAGAGATCGGGCCCGGGTGGCCACGTGGGCTGGTGGTACCTGCACCCGCGCGGTCGAGATGACAGCATTCAGTGATCGACGCTGTCGCCGACGCGTCCCAGAGAGTTTCACGTGAAACATCGTCCGGGGAAAACCTCTCATTGGCGAACTGTCGCCGCGCTGACTCCCGCGGTCGACGCCGCACACACGGCATGGCTACCGCGGATGACCTACCGAACAAATCACGTCGTCCGCAGCCGCGTAACTCGAGAGGCACGCATGGACACCCGCGCAACTTGTCGCTCATATCCGGACATCGCCTCGTGGCAACCATGGAAGCCGTCCAGCTGGACGCAGCCGCGTCCAGCTCAATGTTTCACGTGAAACATCCTGAGCGCGGGACTATCGAACGGTCGCCCGAACAACTCGCGTGGTCTCCGCCATGATTCCTTCGCCCAAGACCTCGACCCGCACGTTCGTCAATCGGAACTTCTTGATCTGCTTCTGCGCCGCGTCGATCTCATTCGAGGCGTTCAAGCCCTTCAGTAGCGTGAGTTCCCCACCATCCCGCACCAGCGGGGCAGTCAGAGGGATCAGGGTCCGCAGAGCGCTGACGGCCCGGGCAGTGACGATGTCGTATCCCGCCAGCGGCCGGACATCCTCCGCGCGGGACCGCACAACGACCACATTCTCGAGATTCAAAGCCCGAACCTGCTCAGTGAGCCAGGTGACCCGGCGCTCCATCGGCTCGACCAGGGTCAATCGAATGTCAGGACGCGCGATTGCCAGGACGAGTCCGGGCAGTCCGGCGCCCGATCCGATATCTGCGACGGACCCACGAAAAAGAGGTGCGGCAATCGCGCTGTTCAGAATATGACGCGTCCACAGCCGAGGAAGCTCCAACGGACCGATCAGGCCGCGCTCCTCCCCCTCCCGGGCGAGAGCTTCTGTGAAAGCGCGAGCCATCTCGATGCGATCGCCGAAGAGATCGGTCGCAACATCGGGTTCGGTCTCAAGGTCAGTCGTCATCGCGGAACACGCCGTCCGTCGAACTACGTTTCACGTGAAACATCAGCGACGACGGAGCACCGTGTGCCGGTCTGCACCTTCACCGTACGACTCCGACACGAGGCCACGATCGGCCGCAATATCGTGCACAAGCTTCCGCTCGTAGCTCGACATCGACGGAAGCGACGCCTGTGACGACCCCTCATCGAGTTTGGCGGCCGCGGCATCCACCAGCGTCTCCAGCTGACGACGTCGCACGTCACGCGATCCACCGATGTCGAGGATCAACCGGGAGAATCCACCGGTCTTGTTCTGCACGGCCAGGCGCACCAGCTCTTGCAGAGCCTGCACGGTGTCGGGAGCCGACAGGAGTGCGAGCCCGTCACCCTCCGCTTCGACCGACACGTATGCGCGGCCTTGACGAACATCCAAGTTCAGGTCGCCATCGATGTCTGCGATGTCGAGCAGCTCTTCGAGATAGTCAGCGGCGATGTCGCCCTCGTTCTCGAGCTGAGCCACCGTGGGTTCGCTGGATTCGGTCACTACCTCGCTCATGAACCGGTCCCCTTCTTCTTCGCGCGCTTCTTGCCCACCGGCTGCTGACGCTTCGGTGCCTGAGCCTTTGCCTTCTCGGCTTCTTCGAGCAGACGCTGCTGCTCCGCTTCGTACGCCGCCATCGGGACGACCTTGCCCGACGAGTCGATGGCCTTGCCCTTGCGAGCGAGGCGCTCTTCCCGCGCCTTGGCGGCCTCGGAGCCGGGTGTCGGCATCTCACGGATGACGAGGAACTGCTGACCCATGGTCCAGAGGTTCGAGATGAACCAGTACACGACGACGCCGAGCGGGAAGAAGATACCCGAGAAGATGAAGCCCAGCGGCAGCACGTAGAGCATGATCTTCTGCATCTGGTACGCCTGGCCGGTCTTGGCCTCGGGCGACAGGTTCTTCGAGATGATCTGCAGCTGAGTGAAGAACTGCGAGCCGATCATGAGTACGACGAGCGTGACCAGGATGACGATCGCGGTGGTGTTCTGCGCGTCGACAGCGTCACCGAGTGTCTCATGCAGAGACGCGACGCCGAACAGCTTGGCGTCGTAGAACTCCTGGGTGAGCTCGGGGCTCATGAGCCCCACTCCACCGACACCGTTCTCGGCGTGCTTCTTCACGTCGCTCAGCACGCTGAACAGCGAGAAGAAGATCGGCATCTGCACCAAGAGCGGAAGGCAGCTCGACATCGGCGTCGTGCCGTGCTTCTTATACAGCGCCATGGTCTCGCGGCTCATGGCCTCACGAGAGAGCTGATCCTTCTTACCGCGATACTTCTCCTGAACTTTACGGAGTTCAGGAGCGATTTCCATCATCTTTCGCTGGCTCTTGATCTGCTTGACGAAGAGCGGAATCAGCGCAGCACGGACGACGATCACGAGTCCGACGATCGACAGAACCCAGGTGAGGCCGGAGGCGGCGGGCATGCCGACCGCAGTCAACAGCGCATGCCAGGCGACGAGGATGAGCTCGACGACCCACTTCAGCGGCCAGAGGATGGTGCCGATCAGGTCGAACCCACCCCCTGCATCGGGGCTCGGAGTGTTGCTGGCGAGCAGAAGGTCAAGACCCACCGATCAGTCCTTTCGGGAAGGGACGACGAAACCGTGAGCAGTCAGGTCGTAGCGGAAGTGTTCGTGCGGACGGACGTCATCGACGCCGCCGTGGCTCCAGGGATTGCAGCGGAGGATGCGCCAGGCGGAGGCTATGGTCCCCCGCACGGCACCGTGCTGCTGCACCGCACCTACAGCGTAAGCGGAGCAAGAGGGATAGTACGCACAGACGTCTCCATACAGCGGAGAGATGACCCTGCGGTATCCGGCCAGAAAGCCGAGGACGAGATTGCGGGGTACCAGCGGGATGCTGCGCAACAGATCCCGCGACTGCATCCGCGCCGTCCCGATCGAGGACGCCGGCAGCGCGGTCACGGAGTGCTCGCAGCGGAAACCGGCGAGAGTCTGCTCAGACACCGCGTCACGTCCGCGCGCAGTTCAGCGAACGACGCGGTTGCGGACGCAGGAAGGGCACGGATGACGACATCCGTGCCCTTCGGAACCGTCGGGAGCGCTTCGGCGCAGACGGCCTTCAGCCGTCGACGTACCGTGTTGCGCACCACAGCGGTGCCTACCTGCTTGCTGATGATGAAACCGAATCTCGCGGCCCTGTTCTCGCCCGTCGAAAGCATCGACGTGAGTACCCGCGACCCGCCACAACGGGAACCGCGACGAACGACCAGGCGATAGTCGCTCCCGCGGGTCAACCGATACGGGCGGGCGAGCACAGCGGACTACGCAGAGAGCTCGGTGCGGCCCTTCGCGCGGCGAGCAGCAAGGATGCCGCGGCCGGCACGCGTACGCATGCGGGCACGGAATCCGTGCTTCTTGGCGCGACGACGGTTGTTGGGCTGGAAAGTACGCTTCGACATGGAATCACTCCGGGAATACTGCCACCGGGTTCACTGCGACCGGAGACATGGGGAACTGCCAAAAATGGCATAAGTCAACCGACTTAGGGTACGTCTTTGCGGCGCACAGAGCAAATCTGCGCGCTCACAGGAACCACGCCCGGTGCGGACCGCACAGCCATTATCCACAACCGACCGGCTGTCGGCGTACACAACACGCGCGAGGATTCTCTAGGGCGGCTTGCCGTTCACAGCCGCGGTGACTACCGTGGCAACCGAAGTTATCCACAGGGGGCACGACATCTCGACCCCGCCTCGATCCCCCGTTCCGGAGCGTCATGTCCTCACCCGCCCAGCCTGACGTACCCATCTGGACCACGGTGCAGGAATTGCTGGTCGATGACGACCGGGTCACGCCGCAGCTGCAGGGCTTCCTGAGTCTCGCCGTCCCGGCCGGCGTGATGTCCGCGACGCTCTATCTCGAGGTTCCGAATGACCTCACCGCAGCCCAGATCAACAAGCGACTGCGGTTGCCGATCATGGAAGCTCTCTCCCATATCGGCGAAGAGGTCACGTCGTATCGCGTGGTCGTCAATCACGAGCTCGCCGAACAGGCCGCAGCTCCCATGGCTGTCGCCGACTACGGCCGGCACGAGCAGATCCGCGTCGAATCGCCCATGGAGCAGCCGACGCAGCTGCGGCACGAATCTCGGCTGAACCCCAAGTACACCTTCGACAACTTCGTGATCGGTCAGTCCAACCGTTTCGCCCACGCCGCTGCGGTCGCGGTCGCCGAGGCGCCGGCCAAGGCATACAACCCGCTGTTCATCTACGGCGACTCGGGGCTGGGCAAGACTCACCTGCTCCACGCGATCGGCGACTACGCCCAATCGCTCTACGCAGGAGTCAAGGTCCGGTATGTGTCGAGCGAGGAGTTCACCAACGACTTCATCAACTCGATCGCCAACAACCGTGGTGCCGCGTTCCAGGCCCGCTACCGCGACGTCGACATCCTCCTCATCGATGACATCCAGTTCCTTCAGGGGCGAGCCGAGACGCAGGAAGCCTTCTTCCACACCTTCAACACACTTCACGATCACAACAAGCAGGTGGTGATCACCAGTGACGTCGCTCCCAAGCATCTGACGGGCTTCGAGGATCGCATGCGCAGCCGCTTCGAGTGGGGCCTCATCACCGATGTGCAGGCGCCCGACCTGGAGACACGCATCGCCATCCTCCGCAAGAAGGCACAGAGCGAAGCGCTGCACATCCCCGACGAAGTGCTCGAGTACATCGCGACGGTCGTCTCCTCGAACATCCGCGAACTCGAAGGAGCGCTGATCCGCGTCTCCGCCTTCGCGAGCCTGAACCGTTCCGCCCTGGACATCTCCCTGGCGCAGACCGTCCTCCGCGACATCATCGACACGGCCGAGGACAACATCATCTCGCCGACCGACATCATCACCGCCACCGCGCAGTACTTCAAGCTCACCGTCGACGACCTCTACGGCTCGAGCAGATCGCAGCAGATCGCGACCGCGCGACAGATCGCCATGTACCTGTGCCGCGAGCGGACGAGCCTGTCTCTGCCGAAGATCGGTCAGTTGTTCGGCAACCGCGACCACACGACCGTCATGTACGCGTACAAGAAGATCAGTGAGCTCATGAAGGAGCGCAGGTCGATCTACAACCAGGTCACCGAGATCACGACGCAGCTCGGTCGGCGCTGAACCCGAGCGGTCCGAGAAGGGGCCCGGAGCATCCGCCAGGGGTGTTTCGGGCCCCTTCTCCGTCCCCTGGCAGCGATCGCTGCCTCGGATAAATGCCTCTATGCACATGTGGATAACTTGTGGATGGATGCCTCCGAAATCGGGACGGATGTGTGGCAAACCACGAAACCTGTGGATAACTCCGGGAGGTACCCCGAATCGATGGATGCCGTATACCCGCGGATTCCTCAGGGATTCCACAAGTGACAACCGTGTAGTTCCTTACTCGCGCCTGCTTTCCACCGACTTATCCACAGAATCCACAGCGGTTAACACCGTTAAGGAGTTAAGTCATTCAAGGGTGATCCGATCACCAGACGGTGGGGAGAATCGAGGGACGAACGACAAAACCCTCGAACGTAGGGCGAGACGGGACTGTGGGGCTAGCATGGGAAGCCCTGCACCGGCAGGACCGACGACGACAAGTCACAGATCGACGACAAGGGAGCACCCGTGAGGTTTCAGGTCAACCGCGATGTCTTCAGTGAGGCTGTGTCGTTCGTCGTCAAGCTTCTGCCGCAGCGCAACCCTCAGCCGATCCTCGCCGGAGTTCTGATCGAGGCAGACGGTTCCGGTCTGACCCTCTCGGCCTTCGACTACGAAGCCTCGGCGCGCACCACCATCGAAGCCACCGTCGACACTCCGGGCACGATCCTCGTTCACGGCCGGTTGCTCTCGGACATCGCCAGCCGACTCCCGAACGCTCCGATCGAGATCGCCGTCGAAGACGACGGCGGAATCTCCGTCACCTGCGGCTCTGCCCGATTCACGCTGGCCGCCATGCCGGTCGAGGAATACCCATCGATCCCCGAGGTCTCCGGCTCGTCGGGTGTCGTCCCGGCCGACGACTTCGGTACCGCGATCGCCCAGGTCGGTTTCGCCGCTTCCCGCGACGACGTCACCCCCGTGCTGACCGGTGTCCAACTCGCCGTATCCGGCCAGAGCCTCAGCCTCGTGGCCACCGACCGCTACCGGGTGTCGATCCGCGACGTCCCGTGGGACGGCGAAGCCGTCGAGGCGAATGCTCTCGTCCCGGCGCGCACCCTGGTCGAGGTCGGAAAGACGTTCGGACACGCCGGCACGATTCAGATCGCGTTCTCCGGGGCTGGCGAGCGCGAGATCATCGCCTTCACCGCCGGGAACAAGACGGTGACGTCGTTGCTGATCAAAGGAAACTTCCCGCCGGTCCGACGGCTGTTCCCCGAGCAGACCGATCACTACGCGGTCGTCAACACCGCAGACCTGGTCGAAGCGGTCCGTCGCGTGTCGCTCGTCCTCGACCGGGCTGCTCCCCTGCGTTTCACCTTCTCGAACGACAGCGTCACGATGGATGCTTCCGGCAGCGAGCACGCCCGGGCATCGGAGTCTGTCGACGCGATCCTTTCCGGCGGCGAAGAGGTCACCCTGGGCCTCAACCCGCAGTACCTGATCGAGGCTCTCGGCGCGGTAAAGAGCGAGTTCGTCCGAGTGACCTTCACCTCGAGCGACAACGCGAACAAGCTCAGCCCGGTGCTGATCACGAGCCAGACCTCGGTCGACAAGGCGGGGCTGGACTCGTTCAAGTACCTGCTGCAGCCGAACCTCCTCCTCCGCTGATCGGCACGGCTCTCCGTCCGTGTCGTGCGCTCAGGGGAGTGTCCGACCCCGAAGGTAGGCTGACCCCGTGATCGTGGAGCACCTGAGTCTGGTCGACTTCCGCAATTACGCGACCGCAGAACTCGCGCTCCATCGCGGTCCGAATGTCTTGGTCGGTCGTAACGGGCAGGGCAAGACGAATCTCGCCGAAGCCGTCGTCTTCCTTGCGACGCTCGGCTCGCATCGGGTCTCGACAGACGCACCGATGGTGCGCGACGGAAAAGAGAATGCGATCATCCGCGCGCGGCTCGCTCATGGGGAGCGCACCGTGCTGGTCGAGGTACAGGTCAACCGACAGGGTTCCAACAAGGCCCGAATCAACGGTTCACCCTCCAAGATCAACGAGCTTCCGCGATATGCGCACGTGGTGCTGTTCGCTCCCGAAGACCTCCAGATCGTCCGAGGCGACCCGTCTGCTCGCCGCCGTTTCGCCGACCAGCTCCTCATCCAGAGAACACCGCGTCTGGCTGCCGTTCTCGGCGACTACGACAGGGTCCTCAAGCAGCGGAATGCACTGCTCAAATCGGCGCGAGCACGAGGTATCCGCGGTGAAGGTCTGAGCACGCTCGAGGTGTGGGACGAGAAGCTCGTCGCTCTGGGATCCGAGATCATCACCGCACGTCAGCGCCTGGCCGTCGATCTGCAGCAGCCGGTGTCCGATGCATACGCGGCGATCGCCGGCGCCGACCACCGCCCCGAGTTGGACTGGGCGCTGTCGGTGAGCGGTGGCGATCCTGAAGACGGAGAGGATGCCGATCACGCGACCGAGACCGACCGGGAAAGCGGGCCGAATGCCGACAAGGCCGGCACTCGCCACATCGCGGAGATGTTCCGCGCTTCTCTGGCTGCGAAGCGGACGAAAGAGCTCGACAGAGGGCTCACGCTCACCGGCCCGCACCGCGACGACCTGGTGCTGCGGGTGCGTGATCTTCCGGTCAAGGGATACGCGTCGCACGGGGAGTCCTGGTCGATCGCGCTCGCGCTGCGGCTCGCCTCGGCAGAGCTTCTGCGAAGCGAGTCCCCGGCGGGCGACCCCGTGCTCATCCTCGATGACGTCTTCGCCGAGCTCGACGCCGACCGTCGCCAACGGCTGGCCGGTCTGACCGCAGGGTACGAGCAGGTGGTCGTCACCGCTGCCGTCGAGGAGGACATCCCCGAGGTTCTGCACGCCCACGTCGTGCAGATCGACGCCGGCACGATCCGCGACGAACGCACACCAAAGGCTGATGAGGGGGGGAGAAACGGATGACTGATCCGACCCCGAAGCCCGCCACACCCGACGTACCGGAGACCGTGGCGACCTACTTGCGCCTGCGTGGATTGAAGCCGAGCTCGACCTCGTGGAAGCGCAAACGTCGCATCGTCGATGACGACAATGCTCCGTTCACTCCAGGACGCGATCCCGGCTCTTTGGGCGCCGTGCTCGACAGGCTCAGCCGCGACTCGGGCTGGCAGATCACTCTCGCGCGCGAAGATCTGGTGCGGCAATGGGCCGATCTCGCGGGCGCAGACACGGCGAAGCACTCCGAGCCGGTTTCACTTGAGCGCGGTCTGCTCACGGTGAAATGCGATTCGACCGCATGGGCGAAGAACCTGCAGTTCATGCGTGCGACGATCCTCACGGAGATCGGTCGACGCTACCCGGATGCCGGGGTGGAGAACCTCCGCTTCATCGGACCCGACGTCCCGTCGTGGAAATGGGGTCCCAGAGCCGTTCCAGGACGGGGCCCGCGCGATACCTACGGGTAGGGCACCACGCAAGGGGTCTGAAACGCTCAGAGGGCCACACGCGGCCGTTTAGCCGCATGTCGTGACGAAACCCGGCTAGAATGGGAGTTCGTGATATCGATGTGGAGAATGCCCTCTGATGACGCCTGAATCCCCCGCAGACGAGACGGAATCGACCAACGGAGGGAACCCCGCGAACGGTTCTCAGAACGAATCCACATCCGTGACACCGCAGGCGAAGCAGACCGGCGAATACGGTGCCAACGAGATCCAGATCCTCGAAGGCCTCGAGGCGGTACGCAAGCGTCCCGGCATGTACATCGGGTCGACGGGTCCGCGCGGTCTGCACCACCTCGTGCAGGAGATCGTCGACAACTCCGTCGACGAGGCCATGGCCGGCTACTGCGACACCATCATCGTCAGCCTCCTCGAGGACGGCGGTGTGCGAGTGATCGACAACGGCCGCGGCATCCCGGTCGACCCGCACTCCTCCGACCCATCCAAGTCGACGGTCGAGGTCGTCCTGACGATTCTCCACGCCGGCGGAAAGTTCGGCGGCGGGGGCTACGCGGTCTCGGGTGGTCTGCACGGCGTCGGATCCTCCGTCGTGAACGCGCTCTCCACGCGTTTCGACATCGCGGTCAAGCGTCAGGGGCACGTCTGGCGCCACAGCTTCGCCGACGGCGGACAGCCGCAGCAGGAGCTGGAGAAGGGTGAAGCCACCGACGAGACCGGGACGACCATCACGTTCTGGCCCGACCCCACGATCTTCACCGAGGGCGTCGAATTCGACTACGAGACTCTGCGCACCCGGTTCCAGCAGATGGCATTCCTCAACAAGGGCCTGCGCATCGAGCTGCATGACGAGCGCGAAGGCCACACCGAGGTCATCGAAGAAGAGGGCACCGGCGTCGAACAGCAGCGCAGCGATATCTTCCTCTACGAGCGCGGACTCGTCGACTACGTGGAGTACCTCAACAAGGTTCGTCACGCCGAGGTCGTCAACGACGAGATCATCGACTTCGCCTCCGAAGACACGGTCCGGAAGATCTCGGTCGAGATCGCGATGCAGTGGACCACGTCGTACACCGAGAACGTCTTCACCTACGCGAACGTGATCAACACGCACGAGGGCGGCACCCACGAGGAAGGCTTCCGTGCGGCGCTGACCACCCTGGTGAACAAGTACGCACGCGCGAACAACATCATCAAGGAGAAAGACGACAACCTCTCCGGCGACGATGTGCGCGAGGGACTCACTGCGGTGATCTCGATCAAGCTCGCCGAGCCGCAGTTCGAGGGTCAGACCAAGACCAAGCTCGGCAACACCGAGGCGAAGGCGTTCGTGCAGAAGGTCGTCGGCGATCAGCTGGGCGACTGGTTCGAGCGCAACCCGATCCAGGCGAAGAACGTCATCCGCAAGGCGATCGATGCGGCGACCGCGCGTCTCGCCGCGCGCAAAGCGCGAGAGACCGCTCGCCGCAAGAGCGTCTTCGAGTCTGCGGCGATGCCCGACAAGCTCAAGGACTGCACGAGCAAAGACCCGTCGATCAGTGAGATCTTCCTCGTCGAGGGTGACTCCGCAGGCGGATCGGCCGTGCAGGGTCGCGATCCGCACACGCAGGCGATCCTGGCTCTCCGCGGCAAGATCCTCAACGTCGAGCGAGCGCGTCTCGACAAGGCGCTGGGCAACAAAGAGGTCCAGGCGATGATCCAGGCCTTCGGCACGGGCATCGGCGAGGAATTCGACATCGAGAAGGCGCGATATCACAAGATCGTGCTGATGGCGGATGCCGATGTCGACGGTCAGCACATCACCACGCTGCTGCTCACCCTGCTGTTCCGGTACATGCGCGGGCTCATCGAAGCCGGCTTCGTCTACCTGGCCATGCCGCCGCTGTACCGCCTGAAGTGGACGAACTCCGCCCACGAGTACGTCTTCAGCGACGCCGAGCGCGATGCTCTGCTCAAGTACGGGCTCGACAACGGAAAGCGCATCCCGAAGGACGCAGGCATCCAGCGTTACAAGGGTCTCGGCGAGATGAACGCCAAGGAGCTGTGGGAGACCACCATGGACCACAGCACTCGCACGCTCCGCCAGGTGACCATCGAAGATGCGGCGGCCGCCGACGAGATCTTCAGTGTGCTGATGGGCGAAGACGTGGAGTCTCGACGCAGCTTCATCCAGCGCAATGCCAAGGACGTCCGCTTCCTCGACATCTGACATGCGTTTCGTCTCGCTTCGCTCGCTCA
This genomic window contains:
- the dnaN gene encoding DNA polymerase III subunit beta: MRFQVNRDVFSEAVSFVVKLLPQRNPQPILAGVLIEADGSGLTLSAFDYEASARTTIEATVDTPGTILVHGRLLSDIASRLPNAPIEIAVEDDGGISVTCGSARFTLAAMPVEEYPSIPEVSGSSGVVPADDFGTAIAQVGFAASRDDVTPVLTGVQLAVSGQSLSLVATDRYRVSIRDVPWDGEAVEANALVPARTLVEVGKTFGHAGTIQIAFSGAGEREIIAFTAGNKTVTSLLIKGNFPPVRRLFPEQTDHYAVVNTADLVEAVRRVSLVLDRAAPLRFTFSNDSVTMDASGSEHARASESVDAILSGGEEVTLGLNPQYLIEALGAVKSEFVRVTFTSSDNANKLSPVLITSQTSVDKAGLDSFKYLLQPNLLLR
- a CDS encoding DUF721 domain-containing protein, producing the protein MTDPTPKPATPDVPETVATYLRLRGLKPSSTSWKRKRRIVDDDNAPFTPGRDPGSLGAVLDRLSRDSGWQITLAREDLVRQWADLAGADTAKHSEPVSLERGLLTVKCDSTAWAKNLQFMRATILTEIGRRYPDAGVENLRFIGPDVPSWKWGPRAVPGRGPRDTYG
- the recF gene encoding DNA replication/repair protein RecF (All proteins in this family for which functions are known are DNA-binding proteins that assist the filamentation of RecA onto DNA for the initiation of recombination or recombinational repair.) gives rise to the protein MIVEHLSLVDFRNYATAELALHRGPNVLVGRNGQGKTNLAEAVVFLATLGSHRVSTDAPMVRDGKENAIIRARLAHGERTVLVEVQVNRQGSNKARINGSPSKINELPRYAHVVLFAPEDLQIVRGDPSARRRFADQLLIQRTPRLAAVLGDYDRVLKQRNALLKSARARGIRGEGLSTLEVWDEKLVALGSEIITARQRLAVDLQQPVSDAYAAIAGADHRPELDWALSVSGGDPEDGEDADHATETDRESGPNADKAGTRHIAEMFRASLAAKRTKELDRGLTLTGPHRDDLVLRVRDLPVKGYASHGESWSIALALRLASAELLRSESPAGDPVLILDDVFAELDADRRQRLAGLTAGYEQVVVTAAVEEDIPEVLHAHVVQIDAGTIRDERTPKADEGGRNG
- the gyrB gene encoding DNA topoisomerase (ATP-hydrolyzing) subunit B, which translates into the protein MTPESPADETESTNGGNPANGSQNESTSVTPQAKQTGEYGANEIQILEGLEAVRKRPGMYIGSTGPRGLHHLVQEIVDNSVDEAMAGYCDTIIVSLLEDGGVRVIDNGRGIPVDPHSSDPSKSTVEVVLTILHAGGKFGGGGYAVSGGLHGVGSSVVNALSTRFDIAVKRQGHVWRHSFADGGQPQQELEKGEATDETGTTITFWPDPTIFTEGVEFDYETLRTRFQQMAFLNKGLRIELHDEREGHTEVIEEEGTGVEQQRSDIFLYERGLVDYVEYLNKVRHAEVVNDEIIDFASEDTVRKISVEIAMQWTTSYTENVFTYANVINTHEGGTHEEGFRAALTTLVNKYARANNIIKEKDDNLSGDDVREGLTAVISIKLAEPQFEGQTKTKLGNTEAKAFVQKVVGDQLGDWFERNPIQAKNVIRKAIDAATARLAARKARETARRKSVFESAAMPDKLKDCTSKDPSISEIFLVEGDSAGGSAVQGRDPHTQAILALRGKILNVERARLDKALGNKEVQAMIQAFGTGIGEEFDIEKARYHKIVLMADADVDGQHITTLLLTLLFRYMRGLIEAGFVYLAMPPLYRLKWTNSAHEYVFSDAERDALLKYGLDNGKRIPKDAGIQRYKGLGEMNAKELWETTMDHSTRTLRQVTIEDAAAADEIFSVLMGEDVESRRSFIQRNAKDVRFLDI